The Streptomyces sp. NL15-2K genome contains a region encoding:
- a CDS encoding AMP-binding protein: MSGLSYTHGTSGTALLGNTIGADLDRAVAAWPEREALVDMPSGRRWTYTRFGADVEELANALLAAGVAKGDRVGIWAVNCPEWVLVQYATARIGAIMVNINPAYRTHEVEYVLKQAGISLLFASLSHKSSDYRAMVDQVWGRCPQLREVVYFGDPSWEALIGRGTPDSFSYADLSCDDPINIQYTSGTTGFPKGATLSHHNILNNGYFVGELLAYTEQDRICVPVPFYHCFGMVMGNLAATSHGACIVIPAPSFDPKATLEAVQQERCTSLYGVPTMFIAELNLPDFAAYDLSSLRTGIMAGSPCPVEVMKRVVAEMHMAEVSICYGMTETSPVSLQTRMDDDLEHRTATVGRVLPHIEVKVVDPATGVTQPRGAAGELCTRGYSVMLGYWNEPEKTAEAVDAGRWMHTGDLAVMREDGYVEVVGRIKDMIIRGGENIYPREIEEFLYGHPKIADVQVVGVPHERYGEEVLACVIPRDPADPPTLEELRAFCDGQLAHYKVPNRLRTLDSFPMTVSGKVRKVELREKYAAD; the protein is encoded by the coding sequence GTGAGCGGACTGTCGTACACGCACGGGACGAGCGGGACGGCCCTGCTCGGCAACACGATCGGGGCCGACCTGGACCGGGCGGTGGCGGCCTGGCCGGAGCGCGAGGCGCTCGTCGACATGCCGTCCGGGCGGCGCTGGACGTACACCCGATTCGGCGCGGACGTGGAGGAGCTGGCGAACGCGCTGCTCGCCGCCGGGGTCGCCAAGGGCGACCGGGTGGGCATCTGGGCGGTCAACTGCCCCGAGTGGGTGCTGGTCCAGTACGCCACCGCCCGCATCGGCGCGATCATGGTGAACATCAACCCGGCCTACCGAACCCACGAGGTCGAGTACGTCCTCAAGCAGGCCGGGATCTCCCTGCTCTTCGCCTCCCTCAGCCACAAGAGCAGCGACTACCGGGCGATGGTCGACCAAGTGTGGGGCAGATGCCCTCAGTTGCGCGAGGTCGTGTACTTCGGCGACCCGAGCTGGGAGGCGCTGATCGGGCGTGGCACCCCTGACTCGTTCTCGTACGCGGACCTGTCCTGCGACGACCCGATCAACATCCAGTACACCTCGGGCACGACGGGCTTCCCCAAGGGCGCCACCCTGTCCCACCACAACATCCTCAACAACGGTTACTTCGTGGGGGAGTTGCTCGCGTACACGGAACAGGACCGCATCTGCGTCCCCGTGCCCTTCTACCACTGCTTCGGCATGGTGATGGGCAACCTCGCCGCGACCTCGCACGGCGCCTGCATCGTCATCCCGGCCCCCTCCTTCGACCCGAAGGCCACGCTGGAGGCCGTCCAGCAGGAGCGGTGCACGTCCCTGTACGGCGTCCCGACCATGTTCATCGCGGAGTTGAACCTCCCCGACTTCGCCGCGTACGACCTGTCCTCCCTGCGCACCGGCATCATGGCGGGCTCGCCCTGCCCGGTGGAGGTGATGAAGCGGGTGGTCGCCGAGATGCACATGGCGGAGGTCTCCATCTGCTACGGCATGACCGAGACGTCCCCCGTCTCGCTCCAGACGCGGATGGACGACGACCTGGAACACCGCACGGCCACGGTCGGCCGCGTCCTGCCGCACATCGAGGTCAAGGTCGTCGACCCCGCGACGGGAGTGACCCAACCCCGGGGCGCGGCAGGCGAGTTGTGCACCCGTGGCTACAGCGTGATGCTCGGCTACTGGAACGAGCCGGAGAAGACCGCCGAGGCCGTCGACGCGGGGCGGTGGATGCACACCGGGGACCTGGCGGTGATGCGCGAGGACGGCTATGTCGAGGTCGTCGGCCGCATCAAGGACATGATCATCCGGGGCGGCGAGAACATCTACCCGCGCGAGATCGAGGAGTTCCTGTACGGCCACCCGAAGATCGCCGACGTCCAGGTCGTCGGGGTCCCGCACGAGCGCTACGGCGAGGAGGTCCTGGCCTGCGTCATCCCGCGCGACCCGGCCGACCCGCCGACGCTGGAGGAGCTGCGGGCGTTCTGCGACGGGCAGTTGGCACATTACAAGGTGCCGAACCGGCTACGGACCCTCGACTCCTTCCCGATGACTGTGTCGGGGAAGGTGCGCAAGGTCGAGCTGCGGGAGAAGTACGCGGCGGACTGA
- a CDS encoding MerR family transcriptional regulator, whose amino-acid sequence MDPRDDELSTRLSGLVDVDVVQAELPEGRALNPTTVEYDEEHLQRLRLIRSLIQLGGLSVARTREVLEAVDRPLDAFETLGVVHHALPVPSANTADTNAKDGEDDDGPEGAADEAVPGGAAARVEALIENMGRQISDASPHRPALAESLAALSRLGTDYTADDLIPYARLATSTADLDFAVFDGIEDRIALAERAVVLIVLFERVVRLLRRLAQEDANHRRHHRRACGRGEHPAE is encoded by the coding sequence GTGGATCCCCGGGATGACGAGCTTTCCACCCGTCTGTCCGGCCTGGTCGATGTCGACGTCGTTCAGGCTGAGCTCCCCGAAGGCCGCGCACTGAACCCGACCACGGTCGAATACGACGAGGAGCACCTCCAGCGGCTCCGCCTGATCCGTTCCCTCATCCAGCTCGGCGGGCTCTCCGTCGCCCGCACCCGTGAGGTGCTCGAAGCCGTCGACCGCCCGCTGGACGCGTTCGAGACCCTGGGCGTCGTCCACCACGCACTGCCCGTTCCCTCCGCGAACACGGCGGATACGAACGCGAAGGACGGCGAGGACGACGACGGACCGGAGGGCGCCGCCGACGAGGCGGTGCCGGGCGGAGCCGCCGCGAGGGTCGAGGCTCTCATCGAGAACATGGGCCGGCAGATCTCGGACGCGTCACCTCACCGCCCGGCACTCGCCGAAAGTCTCGCGGCGCTGAGCCGCCTCGGCACCGACTACACGGCCGACGACCTCATCCCCTACGCACGGCTCGCCACATCCACCGCGGACTTGGACTTCGCGGTGTTCGACGGGATCGAGGACCGCATCGCCCTCGCCGAGCGAGCGGTGGTCCTCATCGTGCTGTTCGAGCGGGTCGTCAGGCTCCTTCGTCGACTGGCCCAGGAGGACGCGAACCACCGTCGCCATCATCGCCGTGCGTGCGGGCGGGGTGAGCATCCGGCGGAGTGA
- a CDS encoding 4Fe-4S binding protein: MTAARDVEGQPTDPRLPAKLAAHPSVRAVLARRRAGDVASPPAVIDAAWLRELCLAAGADDAAAVSLDHPDLAGEREHAQSALPGTRTLIAMAVRMNRDNCRSPARSVANQEFHQTDEQANHAARSVTQVLQDAGYRALNPSVGFPQEMDRFPSERIWVVAHKTVAVAAGLGVMGLHRNVIHPKFGSFILLVTVLVDAEVSEYGQALDYNPCIDCKLCVAACPVGAISKDGAFDALACTTHNYREFMSGFTDWAQTVADSEDAADYRSRVTDSESASMWQSLTSPPGYKSGYCLAVCPGGEDVLGPYLDDRKTFMDTVLRPLQDKKETLYVIPGSHAQEYAQRRFPHKPVKEVTGGRQPPAKRSASTDRETRTS, from the coding sequence ATGACTGCCGCCCGCGACGTCGAGGGGCAACCCACGGATCCCAGGCTTCCGGCGAAGCTGGCTGCCCACCCGTCGGTGCGGGCCGTGCTCGCCCGGCGCAGGGCCGGTGACGTCGCGAGCCCGCCGGCGGTGATCGACGCGGCCTGGCTGCGCGAGCTGTGCCTGGCGGCCGGCGCGGACGACGCGGCCGCGGTCAGCCTGGACCACCCCGACCTGGCCGGCGAGCGCGAACACGCGCAGTCCGCACTGCCCGGCACCCGCACCCTGATCGCGATGGCGGTCCGGATGAACCGCGACAACTGCCGTTCCCCGGCCCGCAGCGTGGCCAACCAGGAGTTCCATCAGACCGACGAGCAGGCCAACCACGCCGCCCGCAGCGTCACCCAGGTTCTGCAGGACGCCGGCTACCGCGCGCTCAATCCGTCGGTCGGCTTCCCCCAGGAGATGGACCGCTTTCCCAGCGAGCGGATCTGGGTGGTGGCCCACAAGACGGTCGCGGTGGCCGCGGGGCTCGGCGTGATGGGCCTGCACCGCAACGTCATCCACCCGAAGTTCGGCAGCTTCATCCTGCTGGTCACCGTCTTGGTGGACGCCGAGGTGAGCGAGTACGGGCAGGCACTGGACTACAACCCCTGCATCGACTGCAAGCTGTGCGTCGCCGCCTGCCCGGTCGGCGCCATCAGCAAGGACGGGGCATTCGACGCCCTGGCCTGCACCACGCACAACTACCGCGAGTTCATGAGCGGGTTCACCGACTGGGCGCAGACCGTGGCCGACAGCGAGGACGCCGCCGACTACCGCTCCCGCGTCACCGACTCCGAGAGCGCCTCCATGTGGCAGAGCCTGACCTCGCCCCCCGGCTACAAGTCCGGCTACTGCCTTGCCGTCTGCCCCGGCGGCGAGGACGTCCTGGGCCCCTACCTGGACGACCGCAAGACCTTCATGGACACCGTCCTGCGACCGCTCCAGGACAAGAAGGAAACCCTGTACGTCATACCGGGCTCACATGCCCAGGAGTACGCCCAGCGCCGCTTCCCCCACAAGCCCGTCAAGGAAGTCACCGGCGGCCGGCAACCCCCGGCGAAACGTTCCGCGTCCACCGACCGAGAGACACGTACGTCATGA
- a CDS encoding helix-turn-helix transcriptional regulator, with amino-acid sequence MTGNGAGTAEIRGALVRLRRTTGLPVAFGGLVESGRQRMRISELNGTATPALSALAVTSGHGLGGKAVALVRPCAVADYSFSRQISHEYDAAVAAEGLRSVLAVPVVVRRRVRGVLYGALRDAQPLGDRTLTAAVDAARDVEQALVLADEARGLMAAARVEPARVPGDGAAWEQVREAHAALRALAPRIIDPALRAELLDACGLLTAGTSPSEGVRLAPREVDVLACVAAGATNVVAAERLGVTPETVKGYLRSAMRKLGARTRGEAVVAARRAGQLP; translated from the coding sequence GTGACGGGAAACGGTGCCGGGACGGCGGAGATACGCGGTGCGCTGGTCCGGCTGCGGCGCACCACCGGGCTGCCGGTCGCCTTCGGCGGCCTGGTGGAGTCCGGGCGGCAGCGGATGCGTATCAGCGAACTGAACGGCACGGCCACGCCCGCTCTCAGCGCCCTCGCGGTGACCTCCGGCCACGGCCTCGGAGGCAAGGCGGTCGCTCTCGTCCGCCCGTGCGCCGTGGCGGACTACTCCTTCTCGCGGCAGATCAGCCACGAGTACGACGCCGCCGTGGCCGCCGAGGGGCTGCGCTCGGTGCTGGCGGTGCCCGTCGTCGTACGGCGCCGGGTGCGCGGTGTGCTGTACGGCGCCCTGCGGGATGCCCAGCCGCTGGGCGACCGCACGCTGACGGCGGCGGTGGATGCCGCGCGGGACGTGGAGCAGGCGCTGGTCCTCGCGGACGAGGCGCGGGGGCTGATGGCGGCGGCGCGGGTGGAGCCGGCCCGGGTCCCCGGGGACGGGGCCGCGTGGGAGCAGGTCCGGGAGGCGCACGCGGCGCTGCGGGCGCTGGCCCCGCGGATCATCGACCCGGCGTTGCGGGCCGAGCTGCTGGACGCCTGTGGGCTCCTGACCGCGGGGACCTCGCCGTCGGAGGGAGTGCGTCTGGCGCCCCGTGAGGTGGATGTGCTGGCGTGTGTGGCGGCCGGAGCCACGAACGTGGTGGCCGCCGAACGGTTGGGTGTGACCCCCGAGACGGTCAAGGGGTATCTCCGCTCGGCGATGCGGAAGCTGGGGGCTCGGACACGCGGGGAGGCGGTGGTCGCCGCACGTCGGGCGGGGCAGCTGCCCTGA
- a CDS encoding LuxR family transcriptional regulator translates to MTVRRDFKEPARCRPDLVIGREELFTAAREQLVGGGSVLLHGPAGIGKSTVLRALAAEYGGTARTVLRCSATESESHLPFLALADLLGLVAHEVSDRLPAAQRTALESALTGRGESTLQSDGLALRLAVLSVFRALAAEGPVLVVADDLQWLDPASAELLGFAARRLGDTPVQLLCAVRIEGQEYDRHLRALPPDSQAVRLNPLSRAQVSALLDHRGYTGLPRSTVRDIHRTSGGNPLFALELGRALAENPTPPRPGEPLHVPTSLRALVLSRLEMLSAEARRTLLVASAGARPTLALLHAAGRENAEAETAQAAELGLLATEPEGPAVRFAHPLISAALYAEAPAQERRATHAALSTAASDPIERARHLALATTGTDPEVAARLAEAAALARDRGAPSVATSLGLLAARHTPADGVPGADERRLQAAEDAITAGEVDLARDIARDVLTRATVPADRVRAWMVVIESAGHALGEVDAVFPQVLADAGDDPGLLALVHYQLAWRGLVVEGDFAEGREEAAHAAELAARGGDRRTELLALSLQAQTETLMGHSDAPATIKRALKEPQDPEVACHHNGAGTARFRWLIMSDQLREARSTVTTLLREARRRGMVESEVHFVRLLAETELRSGHCGRALDLARESLRLARDAGIGEVASANLASLAEAAGGDVDRALALAREAVRHAEEDGDQMYLSRALAALGHAQLVAGDVEGTVRSLRRVRELEHGLGITDPARGRWHGDLAEALVRIGEPAEAQDVIDLTREHGLRLGRESVLAVLDRAEALVRAARGDHEAAVGQLTSAQDRLAKLGHGLEEARAAFALAALRTLPQAPGSVRAGGTSRPGPTSYDEAARLFRRCRALPWLRQVEAAAVTPPAEPAVAPALPHQGPASLDGLASMERQVAALVMEGATNREIAARLFISVKTVEATLTRVYRKLGIRSRVDIVRLAAGRRTT, encoded by the coding sequence GTGACCGTGCGACGGGACTTCAAGGAGCCTGCCAGATGCCGCCCCGACCTGGTGATCGGAAGGGAGGAGCTGTTCACGGCGGCCCGTGAGCAGCTCGTCGGCGGTGGCAGCGTGCTGCTGCACGGCCCCGCCGGAATAGGAAAGTCGACCGTGCTGCGGGCATTGGCCGCGGAATACGGGGGCACCGCCCGGACCGTGTTGCGCTGCTCGGCGACGGAGTCCGAATCCCATCTCCCGTTCCTGGCGCTGGCCGACCTCCTCGGCCTGGTCGCGCACGAGGTGTCCGACCGGCTGCCCGCCGCCCAGCGCACCGCCCTGGAGTCGGCGCTCACCGGCCGCGGCGAGTCCACCCTGCAGAGCGACGGGCTGGCGCTGCGTCTGGCCGTGCTGTCCGTGTTCCGCGCGCTCGCCGCCGAAGGTCCCGTCCTGGTCGTCGCGGACGATCTGCAGTGGCTGGACCCGGCGAGCGCGGAGCTCCTCGGCTTCGCCGCCCGCCGCCTCGGTGACACCCCGGTCCAGCTGTTGTGCGCGGTACGGATCGAGGGGCAGGAGTACGACCGTCATCTACGCGCGTTGCCCCCGGACAGCCAGGCCGTCCGCCTGAACCCCCTCTCCCGCGCCCAGGTGTCCGCGCTCCTCGACCACCGCGGCTACACCGGCCTGCCGCGCTCCACCGTCCGGGACATCCACCGCACCAGCGGCGGCAACCCGCTCTTCGCGCTCGAACTGGGCCGCGCGCTCGCCGAGAACCCCACCCCGCCCCGGCCGGGCGAGCCGCTGCACGTGCCCACCTCGCTACGGGCCCTGGTGCTCAGCCGCCTGGAGATGCTGTCGGCCGAGGCCCGCCGCACCCTCCTCGTGGCCAGCGCCGGCGCGCGCCCCACGCTGGCCCTGCTGCACGCGGCAGGCCGGGAGAACGCCGAGGCCGAGACGGCCCAGGCGGCCGAGCTGGGGCTGCTGGCCACCGAGCCGGAGGGTCCCGCCGTACGGTTCGCGCATCCGCTGATCTCGGCCGCGCTGTACGCGGAGGCCCCCGCCCAGGAGCGGCGAGCCACGCACGCGGCGCTGTCCACGGCGGCCTCCGACCCCATCGAGCGGGCCCGGCACCTCGCCCTGGCGACCACCGGTACCGACCCGGAGGTGGCGGCCCGGCTCGCCGAGGCCGCCGCCCTGGCCCGGGACCGGGGCGCGCCGTCGGTGGCCACCTCGCTCGGGCTGCTCGCGGCCCGGCACACCCCGGCCGACGGCGTGCCGGGCGCGGACGAGCGGCGGTTGCAGGCCGCCGAGGACGCCATCACCGCCGGCGAGGTGGATCTGGCCCGGGACATCGCCCGCGACGTGCTGACCCGGGCCACCGTGCCCGCGGACCGGGTGCGCGCGTGGATGGTGGTGATCGAGTCGGCCGGGCACGCCCTCGGTGAGGTCGACGCCGTCTTCCCGCAGGTGCTGGCCGACGCGGGCGACGACCCGGGGCTGCTCGCGCTGGTCCACTACCAGCTGGCCTGGCGCGGACTCGTCGTGGAGGGGGACTTCGCGGAGGGGCGGGAGGAGGCCGCGCACGCGGCGGAGCTGGCCGCCCGGGGCGGCGACCGGCGCACCGAGCTGCTGGCGCTGTCCTTGCAGGCCCAGACGGAGACCCTGATGGGCCACTCGGACGCGCCCGCGACCATCAAGCGGGCGCTGAAGGAACCCCAGGACCCGGAGGTGGCCTGCCATCACAACGGCGCGGGCACGGCCCGCTTCCGCTGGCTGATCATGAGCGACCAGCTGCGCGAGGCCCGCAGCACCGTCACCACGCTGCTGCGCGAGGCCCGGCGGCGCGGCATGGTCGAGAGCGAGGTGCACTTCGTGCGCCTGCTCGCCGAGACCGAACTGCGCTCCGGACACTGCGGCCGGGCGCTCGACCTGGCCCGGGAGAGCCTCAGGCTGGCCCGGGACGCCGGGATCGGCGAGGTGGCCTCGGCCAACCTCGCCTCGCTCGCGGAGGCCGCGGGCGGGGACGTGGACCGGGCGCTGGCGCTGGCCCGGGAAGCGGTGCGGCACGCCGAGGAGGACGGCGACCAGATGTACCTCTCCCGCGCCCTGGCCGCCCTCGGGCACGCCCAGTTGGTGGCCGGGGACGTCGAAGGAACGGTTCGCTCCCTGCGCCGGGTGCGGGAGCTGGAGCACGGGCTCGGCATCACCGACCCGGCGCGCGGCCGCTGGCACGGCGACCTCGCCGAGGCGCTCGTGCGGATCGGTGAACCGGCCGAGGCGCAGGACGTCATCGACCTGACGCGCGAGCACGGGCTGCGCCTGGGCCGCGAGAGCGTGCTGGCCGTACTCGACCGGGCCGAGGCGCTGGTGCGGGCGGCGCGCGGCGATCACGAGGCCGCCGTGGGCCAGTTGACGTCCGCTCAGGACCGGCTCGCCAAGCTGGGCCACGGCCTGGAGGAGGCGCGGGCCGCGTTCGCGCTCGCCGCGCTGCGCACCCTCCCCCAAGCTCCCGGCTCCGTTCGAGCAGGGGGGACCTCCAGGCCGGGGCCGACGTCGTACGACGAGGCGGCACGGCTGTTCCGGCGCTGCCGGGCGCTGCCCTGGCTGCGCCAGGTGGAGGCGGCCGCGGTGACACCCCCGGCAGAGCCGGCCGTCGCCCCCGCCCTTCCGCACCAGGGACCGGCCAGTCTGGACGGGCTCGCCTCGATGGAACGTCAGGTCGCCGCGCTCGTCATGGAGGGCGCCACCAACCGGGAGATAGCGGCCCGCCTGTTCATCAGCGTCAAGACGGTCGAGGCGACCCTGACCCGGGTGTACCGCAAGCTGGGGATCCGCTCGCGGGTCGACATCGTCAGACTGGCGGCGGGCCGCCGGACGACGTGA
- a CDS encoding AMP-binding protein, with amino-acid sequence MTTATELFRSARDFLLEHREDYATAYERFAWPRPQHFNWALDWFDVVAEGNARTALHLVEEDGAETRISFEEMSTRSDRVANRLRSRGVRAEDRILVMLGNQTELWETALAAMKLRAVVIPATPLLGPADLRDRVERGHVRHVIVRAEDTAKFDDVPGGYTRIAVGGAPAGWLPYEDAYAAPAGFTPDGPTLADDPLMLYFTSGTTARPKLVEHTHASYPIGHLATMYWIGLKPGDVHLNISSPGWAKHAWSNLFAPWNAEATVFLHNYTRFDAARLMAEMDRAGVTTFCAPPTVWRMLIQADLSGLRTPPREAVAAGEPLNPEVIEQVRRAWGVTIRDGFGQTETAVQVSNSPGQPLKTGSMGRPSPGYRVELLDPVSGAPGAAEGEIALDLSARPVGLMTGYHGDPDRTAEAMAGGYYRTGDVASRDEGGYLTYIGRSDDVFKASDYKISPFELESALLEHEAVAEAAVVPAPDELRLAVPKAYVVLADGWEPGPDTAKVLFEHSREVLAAYKRVRRLEFAPLPKTVSGKIRRIELREATAAGSDAEYREEDFR; translated from the coding sequence ATGACGACGGCGACGGAACTCTTCCGCAGCGCGCGGGACTTTCTGCTGGAACACCGCGAGGACTACGCCACGGCCTACGAGCGTTTCGCCTGGCCCCGGCCGCAGCACTTCAACTGGGCGCTCGACTGGTTCGACGTGGTAGCGGAAGGCAACGCCCGGACCGCGCTGCACCTCGTCGAGGAGGACGGAGCCGAGACCCGTATCTCCTTCGAGGAGATGTCCACCCGCTCCGACCGGGTGGCGAACCGGCTGCGCTCGCGAGGTGTCCGCGCCGAGGACCGCATCCTCGTCATGCTCGGCAACCAGACCGAGCTGTGGGAGACGGCGCTGGCCGCGATGAAGCTGCGCGCCGTCGTCATCCCGGCCACCCCGCTGCTCGGCCCCGCCGACCTGCGCGACCGGGTCGAACGCGGCCACGTGAGGCACGTGATCGTGCGCGCGGAGGACACCGCCAAGTTCGACGACGTGCCCGGCGGCTACACGCGTATCGCCGTCGGCGGCGCGCCCGCCGGCTGGCTGCCGTACGAGGACGCGTACGCCGCCCCCGCCGGCTTCACCCCCGACGGGCCGACCCTCGCGGACGACCCGCTGATGCTGTACTTCACCTCCGGTACGACGGCCCGGCCCAAGCTGGTCGAGCACACCCACGCCTCCTACCCGATCGGGCACCTGGCGACCATGTACTGGATCGGCCTCAAGCCCGGTGACGTGCACCTGAACATCTCCTCGCCGGGCTGGGCCAAGCACGCCTGGTCCAACCTGTTCGCGCCGTGGAACGCCGAGGCCACCGTCTTCCTCCACAACTACACGCGCTTCGACGCGGCCCGCCTGATGGCCGAGATGGACCGCGCGGGGGTGACGACCTTCTGCGCCCCGCCGACCGTGTGGCGCATGCTCATCCAGGCCGACCTGAGCGGCCTGCGCACCCCGCCGCGCGAGGCCGTGGCCGCCGGCGAGCCCCTCAACCCCGAGGTCATCGAACAGGTCCGCCGCGCCTGGGGCGTGACCATCCGGGACGGCTTCGGCCAGACCGAGACCGCCGTCCAGGTCTCCAACAGCCCCGGCCAGCCGCTGAAGACCGGCTCCATGGGCCGTCCCAGCCCCGGTTACCGGGTGGAGCTCCTCGACCCGGTGTCGGGTGCGCCGGGCGCGGCCGAGGGCGAGATCGCGCTGGACCTGTCCGCGCGGCCCGTCGGCCTGATGACCGGCTACCACGGCGACCCCGACCGTACGGCGGAGGCGATGGCGGGCGGCTACTACCGGACGGGAGACGTCGCATCGCGGGACGAAGGCGGATATCTGACGTACATCGGGCGAAGCGACGACGTCTTCAAGGCCTCCGACTACAAGATCAGTCCCTTCGAGCTGGAGAGCGCGCTGCTGGAGCACGAGGCGGTGGCCGAGGCGGCCGTCGTGCCCGCGCCGGACGAGCTGCGGCTCGCCGTGCCGAAGGCGTACGTCGTCCTCGCGGACGGCTGGGAACCGGGACCGGACACGGCCAAGGTGCTCTTCGAGCACTCGCGGGAGGTGCTCGCCGCGTACAAGCGCGTCCGCCGCCTGGAGTTCGCCCCGCTGCCCAAGACCGTCTCCGGCAAGATCCGCCGTATCGAGCTGCGCGAGGCCACGGCGGCCGGTTCGGACGCCGAGTACCGCGAGGAGGACTTCCGGTGA
- a CDS encoding serine protease has translation MFGLTPARKTAAVLAAAAAAAATSLLGAPSAVATPQPIVGGTTTTTTAYPFMMQITDASQNQFCGGTLVSPTKVVTAAHCMVDETTSSVRVVGGRTYLNGTNGTVARVSKIWIHPDYTDVSRGDDVAVLTLSTSMPYTTAKYVSATDTSVYAAGTTARIVGWGTTSSGGSSSNQLRTATVPTVSDSSCGGAYGSRFIASDMVCAGYTSGGTDTCQGDSGGPFLIGGVLAGITSWGEGCADADYPGIYTRLTTFSSLVTAQVDS, from the coding sequence ATGTTCGGGCTCACCCCTGCCAGGAAGACCGCGGCCGTCCTCGCCGCTGCCGCTGCCGCCGCCGCGACCTCGCTGCTCGGCGCCCCGTCCGCCGTCGCCACCCCCCAGCCCATCGTCGGCGGTACGACGACCACCACGACCGCGTACCCGTTCATGATGCAGATCACGGACGCCTCGCAGAACCAGTTCTGCGGCGGCACCCTCGTCTCGCCCACCAAGGTGGTCACGGCCGCGCACTGCATGGTCGACGAGACCACCAGCAGCGTCCGCGTGGTCGGCGGCCGCACCTATCTCAACGGCACGAACGGCACGGTCGCCAGAGTCAGCAAGATCTGGATCCACCCCGACTACACGGACGTCTCCAGGGGCGACGACGTGGCCGTACTGACCCTGTCGACGTCGATGCCGTACACCACGGCCAAGTACGTCTCCGCCACGGACACCTCCGTGTACGCGGCCGGCACCACCGCCCGCATCGTCGGCTGGGGCACCACCTCTTCGGGCGGCAGCTCCTCCAACCAGCTGCGGACGGCGACCGTCCCGACCGTGTCCGACTCCAGCTGCGGCGGCGCGTACGGCTCCCGTTTCATAGCGAGCGACATGGTCTGCGCCGGATACACCTCCGGCGGCACCGACACCTGCCAGGGCGACAGCGGCGGCCCCTTCCTCATCGGAGGCGTCCTGGCAGGGATCACTTCCTGGGGCGAGGGCTGCGCCGATGCCGACTACCCCGGCATCTACACCCGGCTGACCACGTTCTCCAGCCTGGTGACCGCGCAGGTCGATTCGTAG
- a CDS encoding winged helix DNA-binding domain-containing protein, which produces MKKTTRSATTGTTATAPVLGTRALNRATLERQLLLRRSPLSAKAAVEHLLGLQAQNVKPPYYALAARLDGFAPADLSGLMADREVVRIVTMRSTIHTHTADDCLTLRPLVQAARDRELTQFRKGLVGVDLDRLAHLARELVEAEPRTMKQLREALLAEWPEADPQALAIAARCKLPLVQVTPRGLWGRSGQVALTTAEHWLGRPAEEAPAPDAVVLRYLAAFGPASVKDMQTWAGLTRLRDAFERLRARLVTFRDANGVELFDLPDAPRPDPDTPAPPRFLPEFDNLLLSHADRTRVVPPEYRGHAWQGNQSHRTLLVDGFLAGVWKLEGDALVIEPFGRLTRAQRDEVGAEGERMLALMHPESSYDIRFGAVRP; this is translated from the coding sequence ATGAAGAAGACGACGCGGAGTGCGACGACCGGGACGACAGCCACCGCCCCCGTGCTCGGTACTCGCGCCCTCAACCGCGCCACCCTCGAGCGGCAACTGCTCCTGCGCCGCTCGCCGTTGTCCGCCAAGGCGGCCGTCGAGCACCTGCTCGGTCTCCAGGCGCAGAACGTGAAGCCCCCGTACTACGCTCTCGCCGCCCGCCTCGACGGCTTCGCCCCGGCGGACCTGTCGGGGCTGATGGCCGACCGCGAGGTCGTCCGCATCGTCACCATGCGTTCGACCATCCACACCCACACCGCCGACGACTGCCTCACCCTGCGGCCGCTGGTGCAGGCCGCCCGGGACCGCGAACTGACCCAGTTCCGCAAGGGACTCGTCGGCGTCGACCTCGACCGGCTCGCCCACCTCGCCCGCGAACTCGTCGAGGCCGAGCCGCGCACCATGAAGCAGCTGCGCGAAGCGCTCCTCGCCGAGTGGCCGGAGGCCGACCCGCAGGCCCTCGCGATCGCCGCCCGCTGCAAGCTGCCGCTCGTCCAGGTCACACCGCGCGGACTGTGGGGCAGGAGCGGCCAGGTCGCCCTCACCACCGCCGAGCACTGGCTGGGCCGCCCCGCCGAAGAGGCCCCGGCGCCGGACGCCGTCGTCCTGCGCTATCTCGCCGCCTTCGGACCCGCCTCCGTCAAGGACATGCAGACCTGGGCCGGCCTGACCCGGCTGCGTGACGCCTTCGAACGCCTCCGCGCCCGGCTGGTCACCTTCCGGGACGCGAACGGCGTCGAACTCTTCGACCTCCCGGACGCGCCCCGCCCCGACCCGGACACCCCGGCCCCGCCCCGCTTCCTGCCCGAGTTCGACAATCTTCTCCTCTCCCACGCCGACCGCACCCGCGTGGTCCCGCCCGAGTACCGGGGCCACGCCTGGCAGGGCAACCAGTCCCACCGCACGCTCCTCGTCGACGGCTTCCTGGCGGGCGTGTGGAAGCTGGAGGGCGACGCGCTCGTCATCGAGCCCTTCGGTCGGCTCACCAGGGCCCAGCGGGACGAGGTCGGCGCGGAGGGGGAGCGGATGCTGGCGCTGATGCACCCGGAGTCGTCGTACGACATCCGCTTCGGCGCCGTACGGCCATGA